The proteins below come from a single Dendropsophus ebraccatus isolate aDenEbr1 chromosome 15, aDenEbr1.pat, whole genome shotgun sequence genomic window:
- the HLX gene encoding H2.0-like homeobox protein isoform X1 produces MYTTGLAPFYAASHFNIWSAYCSGGAGGGGGAGFPPLDPGKKPSFCIADILHVGDPDSPPGSSGLAAAAHLGILHPAQYQQAGSPLRPTPVTPDAAAAFHHRLSPLSPYQPHRAMGSSSRGQHGGSQPPPSSKDLKFGIDRILSTEFDPKVKEGNTLRDLTSLLSSGRQSGVHAPHMQPTAGQFFASLEPLTETSSSSILGQLNPNPRSSVQQQFQDTFPGPYAVLTKDTMPQTYKRKRSWSRAVFSNLQRKGLEKRFEVQKYVTKPDRKQLAAMLGLTDAQVKVWFQNRRMKWRHSKEAQAQKDKEKEESEKCEAPCTGEGDIDRSSYRSEGDSDSSDSDLLDMMPSDSERTEVGGPEPTSVIRSPSPTQQAAPCPAETPEPHSPPLH; encoded by the exons ATGTATACCACCGGGCTGGCTCCCTTCTATGCAGCGTCCCACTTTAACATCTGGTCTGCCTATTGctctgggggtgcaggagggggagggggcgctgGATTCCCCCCATTAGACCCCGGGAAGAAGCCTTCATTCTGCATCGCTGACATCCTGCATGTTGGGGACCCTGACAGCCCCCCTGGCTCCTCAGGCCTGGCAGCAGCAGCCCACCTGGggatcctccaccctgcccagtACCAGCAAGCGGGGTCCCCCCTGAGACCGACCCCAGTCACCCCAGATGCTGCTGCTGCCTTCCACCACAgactgtcccccctctccccctaccaGCCACACAGAGccatgggcagcagcagcaggggacagcatGGCggctcccagcctcccccctccagcAAGGACCTCAAGTTCGGGATTGATCGGATCCTTTCCACAGAGTTTGATCCCAAAGTGAAAGAAGGAAACACACTGCGAG ATCTGACCTCACTCCTCAGCTCAGGCCGCCAGTCAGGGGTCCATGCCCCCCACATGCAGCCCACAGCCGGACAGTTCTTCGCCTCCCTAGAGCCCCTCACAgagacctcctcctcctcaatccTGGGCCAGCTAAACCCAAACCCGAGGAGCTCAGTGCAGCAGCAGTTCCAGGACACCTTCCCAG GCCCCTATGCAGTTCTCACCAAGGACACCATGCCCCAGACCTACAAGAGGAAGAGATCCTGGTCCAGAGCCGTGTTCTCCAATCTGCAGAGGAAAGGGCTGGAGAAGAGGTTCGAGGTGCAGAAGTATGTGACCAAGCCTGACAGGAAGCAGCTGGCAGCCATGCTGGGCCTCACTGATGCCCAG GTGAAGGTCTGGTTCCAGAACAGGCGCATGAAATGGAGACACTCAAAAGAGGCGCAAGCCCAGAAGGATAAAGAGAAGGAGGAGAGTGAGAAGTGTGAAGCCCCCTGTACTGGGGAGGGGGACATAGACAGGAGTTCCTACAGATCTGAGGGGGACAGTGACTCCAGTGACTCCGACCTGCTGGACATGATGCCCAGTGACAGTGAAAGGACTGAGGTGGGGGGCCCAGAGCCAACCAGTGTGATcagatccccctcccccacacagcagGCTGCCCCCTGCCCAGCAGAGACCCCCGAGCCACACAGCCCCCCTCTGCACTAA
- the HLX gene encoding H2.0-like homeobox protein isoform X2, with amino-acid sequence MYTTGLAPFYAASHFNIWSAYCSGGAGGGGGAGFPPLDPGKKPSFCIADILHVGDPDSPPGSSGLAAAAHLGILHPAQYQQAGSPLRPTPVTPDAAAAFHHRLSPLSPYQPHRAMGSSSRGQHGGSQPPPSSKDLKFGIDRILSTEFDPKVKEGNTLRGPYAVLTKDTMPQTYKRKRSWSRAVFSNLQRKGLEKRFEVQKYVTKPDRKQLAAMLGLTDAQVKVWFQNRRMKWRHSKEAQAQKDKEKEESEKCEAPCTGEGDIDRSSYRSEGDSDSSDSDLLDMMPSDSERTEVGGPEPTSVIRSPSPTQQAAPCPAETPEPHSPPLH; translated from the exons ATGTATACCACCGGGCTGGCTCCCTTCTATGCAGCGTCCCACTTTAACATCTGGTCTGCCTATTGctctgggggtgcaggagggggagggggcgctgGATTCCCCCCATTAGACCCCGGGAAGAAGCCTTCATTCTGCATCGCTGACATCCTGCATGTTGGGGACCCTGACAGCCCCCCTGGCTCCTCAGGCCTGGCAGCAGCAGCCCACCTGGggatcctccaccctgcccagtACCAGCAAGCGGGGTCCCCCCTGAGACCGACCCCAGTCACCCCAGATGCTGCTGCTGCCTTCCACCACAgactgtcccccctctccccctaccaGCCACACAGAGccatgggcagcagcagcaggggacagcatGGCggctcccagcctcccccctccagcAAGGACCTCAAGTTCGGGATTGATCGGATCCTTTCCACAGAGTTTGATCCCAAAGTGAAAGAAGGAAACACACTGCGAG GCCCCTATGCAGTTCTCACCAAGGACACCATGCCCCAGACCTACAAGAGGAAGAGATCCTGGTCCAGAGCCGTGTTCTCCAATCTGCAGAGGAAAGGGCTGGAGAAGAGGTTCGAGGTGCAGAAGTATGTGACCAAGCCTGACAGGAAGCAGCTGGCAGCCATGCTGGGCCTCACTGATGCCCAG GTGAAGGTCTGGTTCCAGAACAGGCGCATGAAATGGAGACACTCAAAAGAGGCGCAAGCCCAGAAGGATAAAGAGAAGGAGGAGAGTGAGAAGTGTGAAGCCCCCTGTACTGGGGAGGGGGACATAGACAGGAGTTCCTACAGATCTGAGGGGGACAGTGACTCCAGTGACTCCGACCTGCTGGACATGATGCCCAGTGACAGTGAAAGGACTGAGGTGGGGGGCCCAGAGCCAACCAGTGTGATcagatccccctcccccacacagcagGCTGCCCCCTGCCCAGCAGAGACCCCCGAGCCACACAGCCCCCCTCTGCACTAA